Within Coregonus clupeaformis isolate EN_2021a unplaced genomic scaffold, ASM2061545v1 scaf1063, whole genome shotgun sequence, the genomic segment tacttctgaactaaaggggatgaatacttatgcaactactatattttagttatttaatttgtatTCATTTGAAAACATTTATATAACTTTTTTTCACTTTTACattttggagtattttgtgtagatcaattacaaaaaaaaatacaattacatctatttcaatcccactttgtaacacaacaaaatgtgaagcGTTCAAGGGGGAGTAGGCACTGTACATGTCAGAAGGGTGGGTGGCAGACAGATCATTTTAGCCACTGTCATCATTATGAAACACTTGCTAATGATACCAGCAGCTTGGCAAACACATTATCTGCCACAGCATGGCCAAGAAGTCACTCAAGCTCAGCACTTCAGAGAGAGATTGGTCTTGGGACACTATACACATTAAAAGTTACATGCTTGGCTTATTTTGGCTCATGCCACAGCTACAGGGATTGGTCTTTGCCCAACCACTTGGTGGAGCTCTGCTTTTCTGTCTAACTTTGGCATAGATATCGCCAGCTTCCCATCCTCTAGAGGGAGCTCTATCATAGGCACAGCGCCCACTGAGGATACACTGCTGCTCCTACCACTAAGAGCCTGCTCTCTAGTCAGTGTGGGCTTGCCCAGGACATTCTTAAGTTGAGCCCAGAAGAAGGTCTGTTGCTTGGCTTGCTGGGGCCACTCTAGGTACGTTTTGGTGTTCAGCATCTTCTTGAGCTTACAATACTTGCTGGGCAGAGATTCAGGGTCGATGGGCTCTTTAACCACCAGAATAACATCGCTGAAGGTCTTGCCGATGGCTCGTTGCTGGGCAAAGTAGAGCTCGTAGTTGCACCAATCGCTGTTCACAAAGTGGCGTGACAACACAAATATGATCTGGATTTGTAAACAAAAAAATCAGAGGATAGGGTGTATTAATTTAGGCAAATGCACAGTGCAGGAATCAGGATACAAACCtaaacaaaacatacattttacattttgggTTGTTCAATTGACCTTTTATATTCAAAAGTCTATTACTATTTACTTGTTAAAACACCTCTAACTTGTCTTGGGTGGTCCTCACCCTTACCTTTTCGCTGCTCTCAATATTTTCAATGATGTTGTCAATGATCCACTTTCCTGGCGTGAAGTCTCTCTCATGGATACAGAGTCGGTAGGGGGGCTTGCTGTTCTCCAAGCAGGGCAACAACTGgtccctgacccagtctgcaTCTGGGTGGCTGTAGGAGATGAAGGCGTGGTAAGCATAGATCTGTGATTTTCCAGAGGCTCCTTCCTGATGAGCCCTGTATTTGGCTCTGAGGATCTGATATGTGGCTTTGGTGTACCAGGGAACATTGAATATGTAGCATATAAGCATCAACACTAAAACCACAGCTGCAGTAGTAGCCACAGAGATGATGATGACCAGTCTGACATCGCAGGCAACGTGACCCGGGAAGAAAACTGCCACAGCGGTATTGAGCAAGGCCTCTGGATGGTAACACTTGTAGTTCTCTGGCCAGTCAGTGATGTTGACATTCCCCTTTGAAATTGTGTCCTGGATGAAGGCGTGGAGGTCGCAGGTGCAGTGGTATGGGTTGTTCCCTGCCGTCAGTCGAGACAGCTGGGGCATGTCCTGGAAGGAGCCCATGCTGATGAGCCCAAAGGAGTTCCCATCCAGAGCCAGTGACTGCAAGGAGTGACTTCTCCAACCAGAAGGGATGAACTTGATCTTGTTCCCATTGAGCAGGAGCTCCTTGAGGCTGGTGGTTTGTTGGAAGTATACCATGTCCAGCTGGTCCAGGTCACAGTACGAGAGGTCCAGGAATTGTACTGTGGTGGGCAGACACTGGAGGGCACCACTTTCGAATCGGTTGTGGTGAGCGATCACCTGGGTGATGTTCTGCATCCAGTTACAGTTGTGACTCTTCTCAGCAGAGCCCAGCATGTTGTGGCTAACATCCATGACCTTCAACTGTTTGAactccttggtcagggaggctaAGTCCTGAAGGCTGGTCAGTTGGTTGGTGCTGACATTGAAGGATCGAAGAGCCGGCATGGTGCCCCTGTAGTTGCATCTCTGGTTGAAGAGGATGTTGTCCTGCAGGCGGTTGTTTGAGATGTCCAAAACCTCCATGCCTTCCATATTAAGCCAGGCGTCGCAAGGCACAGAGTTGAAGTTCACATTCTGAATGGACAGCAGTTGGACTTTGTTGAACCATGTGAAGCGCCAGTCGAAACGCAAAATGTCTGGATTACTGATATGCCTGAGGAGTAAtggagacaaaaaatgtaagcatGAAAAAAACATGTGTGGTCAAGATGATAACATAATTGGTACTTTCACACTACATAGATATGGAAACAGATTTAAATTGATGAAAAAATACACTTGTGACTAGGAACCTGTATTTGCTTTTGCATCTTCTGGGTAGAAATGTCTGCAAAGTGCTTTTGTAATTTAACAGAGTAGAAGATATGCTTACCACAGATGGAGTCTACTCAGTGCAAGGTTTTTGATACTGGAGCCCAAGCCATTATCCACAAAGTTGGGCGAGCGAGCAAAGTCAATGTATTGAAGTGTCAGATGTTTAAGGGGGGTGACCTGTAGATTAAACAGAGCCATCCTCATAAGGTTCTCATTGAATTTTCCACGGTGAAAGATGAGCGAATCTACTTTGATGTCTTGCAAGCCTCTGAAAATATCCTCATCTCCCATGTAATACATGAACTCAAAGAGGTTCCTGAATTGGATGAGACTGAAAGTCTTGTTGGCCAAGTCTCGAAGAATCAAAGGTAGGAAATTTGGCTTCTGATCTATGGCCATGTCAAAACCCATTCTCCATGTCTGGATTACCTTCAGACTACCCGGTTCATAGTAACTGATATTGGATGAAGTTTTAATGGCAAACTCCTGTAACTGAATGTTCCTCAATGCCTGGAAGTCCCCTTTCCTTAGACCCTTGACCAAGGGGCCGCCCATGGACAGGGCCTTGAGGTGGGTCAATCTGGAGAAAACGTCAGCTGCCAATGTGGCCTGGGTGTAAAGGTTATTCGACATAAGGAGTTCCCTTAGATTAAAGAGGTCCTGCAAGGCGTTGGCAGGGATTTCCTCTAGGGAGTTGTTAAAGATGTTAAGATGCTCCAGGAGGGGGTTGTTGTGGAAGGCACGGTCCTCAATCACAGAGATGTTGTTGAACTGCAGCTCAAGGACACGAAGATGAGGTAGGCGAGAAAAGTAATTAACACGAATGGCATTAAGTTCATTGTAGGAGAGATCTATACTTTCAAGCGTGGAAGGGAGGTGCTTCCATGGAACATGATCCAGTCGCTGACCAAGGCAGTTTGCGGAGCGACCAGAGTTGTAGATTTGACAGGGGCCTCTCTCATCATTCGAAGCAGGGGTTGGTGAGGCAAGGACCACAAGAAGTGGCAGACTAAACCACACAATATCAAGTAGAATCATTGTGTGCATGTACATTTTGGATCTGTAAAGGAATGTAAAAAATCTGTCAAGTCTAACAAATTACAAGATTGACAAGATTGTTATTATAATATTAAATATAATATTTTTataatattatgccatttagcagacgcttttatccaaagcgacttacagtcatgcgtgcatacatttttgtgtatgggtggtcccagggatcgaacccactaccttggcgttacaagcgccgtgctctaccagctgagctacagaggaccatgttgttAACAAACATCTATTGCATTCTCTAGGTCTTTGTCATTTCAGTCTCCTTTATACATCCTTTAATCATCAATTGCAACTAGAGGAAATAGGGAGGGAGGAAATGGATTTCAGTCTGATGTTACCCAGTATTTATGTGTCTGTGCCCAACATTACCCACACATTTCTGTTTCAAAGCCAAAAGAAGTGATTTGTGAAATGTCGCCATGACACTCTTATCTGTGGTTACACGTTTACATCCATGTTTACCATCACTGTCTTGATTTTTACAGGTTGAATATTAACATGCTTGCAGTGAAGAATGGTCCAACAGTGTGCATCTTTCAAGTTAGGCTTTAGTGTAGAAGTCAGAAAAGTATTGATaatgtggggaaaaaaaagtttttagtcagccaccaattgtacaagttctcccacttaaaaagatgagagaggcctgtaattttcatcataggtacacgtcaactatgacagacaaaatgagatttaaaaaatccagaaaatcacattgtaggatttttaatgaatttatttgcaaatgatggtggaaaataagtatttggtcaataacaaaagtttctcaatactttgttatataccctttgttggcaatgacacaggtcaaacgttttctgtaagtcttcacaaggttttcacacactgttgctggtattttggcccattcctccatgcagatctcctctagagcagtgatgttttggggctgtcgctgggcaacacggactttcaactccctccaaagattttctatggggttgagatctggagactggctaggccactccaggaccttgaaatgcttcttatgaagccactccttcgttgcccgggcggtgtgtttgggatcattgtcatgctgaaagacccagccacgtttcatcttcaatgcccttgctgatggaaggaggttttcactcaaaatctcacgatacatggccccattcattctttcctttacacggatcagtcgtcctggtccctttgcagaaaaacagccccaaagcatgatgtttccacccccatgcttcacagtaggtatggtgttctttggatgcaactcagcattctttgtcctccaaacacgacgagttgagtttttttaccaaaaagttctattttggtttcatctgaccatttgacattctcccaatcctcttctggatcatccaaatgcactctagcaaacttcagacgggcctggacatgcactggcttaagcagggggacacgtctggcactgcaggatttgagtccctggcgcgtagtgtgttactgatggtaggctttgttactttggtcccagctctctgcaggtcattcactaggtccccccgtgtggttctgggatttttgctcaccgttcttgtgatcattttgaccccacggggtgagatcttgcgtggagccccagatcgagggagattatcagtggtcttgtatgtcttccatttcctaataattgctcccacagttgatttcttcaaaccaagctgcttacctattgcagattcagtcttcccagcctggtgcaggtctacaatgttgtttctggtgtcctttgacagctctttggtcttggccatagtggagtttggagtgtgactttatgaggttgtggacaggtgtcttttatactgataacaagttcaaacaggtgccattaatacaggtagcgagtggaggacagaggagactcttaaagaagaagttacag encodes:
- the LOC121543120 gene encoding toll-like receptor 2 type-2: MYMHTMILLDIVWFSLPLLVVLASPTPASNDERGPCQIYNSGRSANCLGQRLDHVPWKHLPSTLESIDLSYNELNAIRVNYFSRLPHLRVLELQFNNISVIEDRAFHNNPLLEHLNIFNNSLEEIPANALQDLFNLRELLMSNNLYTQATLAADVFSRLTHLKALSMGGPLVKGLRKGDFQALRNIQLQEFAIKTSSNISYYEPGSLKVIQTWRMGFDMAIDQKPNFLPLILRDLANKTFSLIQFRNLFEFMYYMGDEDIFRGLQDIKVDSLIFHRGKFNENLMRMALFNLQVTPLKHLTLQYIDFARSPNFVDNGLGSSIKNLALSRLHLWHISNPDILRFDWRFTWFNKVQLLSIQNVNFNSVPCDAWLNMEGMEVLDISNNRLQDNILFNQRCNYRGTMPALRSFNVSTNQLTSLQDLASLTKEFKQLKVMDVSHNMLGSAEKSHNCNWMQNITQVIAHHNRFESGALQCLPTTVQFLDLSYCDLDQLDMVYFQQTTSLKELLLNGNKIKFIPSGWRSHSLQSLALDGNSFGLISMGSFQDMPQLSRLTAGNNPYHCTCDLHAFIQDTISKGNVNITDWPENYKCYHPEALLNTAVAVFFPGHVACDVRLVIIISVATTAAVVLVLMLICYIFNVPWYTKATYQILRAKYRAHQEGASGKSQIYAYHAFISYSHPDADWVRDQLLPCLENSKPPYRLCIHERDFTPGKWIIDNIIENIESSEKIIFVLSRHFVNSDWCNYELYFAQQRAIGKTFSDVILVVKEPIDPESLPSKYCKLKKMLNTKTYLEWPQQAKQQTFFWAQLKNVLGKPTLTREQALSGRSSSVSSVGAVPMIELPLEDGKLAISMPKLDRKAELHQVVGQRPIPVAVA